The window ATGGGTTACGACGGATTGTGACATTCAAGCTACAGCAAAGATTTTCACCGTCTAACCCATCCTAATCCTGACTTCTGTCCTGTACAGACGTAGCACTGCTACGTCTCTACCAATGACTTCTGACTTCATTAGGTGGTTCTTCCAACAACCATAATCCCGATGCGAGTTTTGGTTGCATGATGCTTAAACTCAATCCCTGGTGCATTCCAGCGACTAAAAGCGTTAGGGTATCTACTAGTTGGGGTGAAAAGCGATCGCCACTAGCTTGCTGACAAGCTGATAAGGCTTGATTCAGGTTTTGTTGGTCGTCGTGTCCAGATTTCCTAGCTTGGTTGAGTTGACCTTGAAATTCAATTGCCAATCCCAAAATTCTCGATTCTAGGGGTATTTCTTCCCCTTTAAGTCCAACTGGAGAACCGTTACCGCTCCACCATTCGCTTTCATGGGCAATGATTTGAGCTACAGCCTCCATTTGAGGCATAATTCGTAAGGCTTTGTTGGCTGATAGGACTCGGCATTTTACAGTTTTACGAGGATCTGGGGTTAGGTTGATAGTTTCTGAACCTGGTAAATAGCCAAATCTATGCAACAAACCGGCTAAGCGTAACCTTTTGATTTGCCAAGCAGGAAGCTCTAATAATTGAGCGATCGCCTCAACTAAAGATGATACCTCGGCTCCTGCCATTGGATTGCTAATATCAGCTAAATCCATCAACTGCGCCATTCTGAGATAAGCTTGGAGTTCGTTAGATACTAGGTTTAGGTCTAGGTGTTGCGCTGAAGTCTTAGACTGGCTCAGTTTGGCTTGGCTAGTTTGGAGATAATCTATTACCTGACAAACCACGGTATCTATAGCATCTGGTTCATCAATTTCTTGATTAGCTATCTCTTGAACTTGTGCTTTTAAAGTTTCGGCTAAAGAGCGATCATACCGTTCAATATGCTCTATGGCTAAATTAACAGTTTCTTCGACTAGATTTCCTTCAAATGTCCATAAACCATAGAATTTTCTTTCTATATCTGATTTTGGCTGTCCTGCTACTCCATAATCTGCATCTGACAGTTCTTGGCACAAAACCATTGCTTGATAAGTCGGCGATAAAATTATTAAGTGCCATTCTTGAGCTACTGGATCTTGAGGATCTAAATCTACCAACCCGATATTATCTAGTTGGCTAGTAGAATGTTCTGCAAACCCACCATCTGCACTTGCCATAATCGCCACTTGGCGAGCGACTTTAGCTATGTCTGCATATCTATCGGCTTCTTGTAAATACCATTTCCCTCTCTGAAAAGCCGTTATGACTATCGGAGAACTACTAGCACTTAAAATACAATCTTCCAGTGCATGGCACAGAGCTACCAAAGTATTTTTGTAATAAACACCCAAGTTTAAAGGAGTTTTCTTTGCTTGGTGAGCCTCCGTCAGTTGTTGCAATATCGAGCCTTTCAACATAAGTTTGGGGTTTTTAACCTAAAAAAATGGAAAACTTGAATTTATTCTCTGAAGATACCTTCACTAGCTTCTTGAAAGGTAAGCTGCTGTAGATTTAAATTGTATATTTAATTTTCCTACTTCTCATCAGGCAGATGTACCAACTAACTGTTGGTTTTTAGGAACTATGGGTGCAACTAATGCTTCTTCTAAATCGGCACATCCCAACTTTTCTTCGAGAATCTTCATCACTTCTCGCCCAAAATCATTAGGATTTTGTCGCCAAGCTTGTAAGCAAACTGCGCCAAAAAATGAGCCTAGAGGTTCTGGATTCCACAGCAACTTTTTAGCTGTCCAAGGCATTATGCTCATTGGATCGTATCCTGGTTTGAGGATGTTTTGCTCGAAGGCGTATTTCTCTAGGTGAGTATGGGGTTGTAAACCGATAAAAAAGATCGCAGGTTCGACTTTATCTGCACCAAAGATTCTTTCCAACTCTCGATGATAGGCGATCGTTTGGCGAATAGTTTCAGGGCGTTCGTCAATGACGTTAAATGAGTAGTTAACAGAAACTAAGTCATTAAATCCAGCCGCTTTTAGATCTCGACAATTTTCCAACACAGTACGGAGATTGTAACCCATCCGCATCTTTCTGACTAGTTCTTGGGAACCACTAGTAATGCCGATTTCAAAGTAATTCATCCCAGTTTTTACCATCAGATCGCATAATTCAGGAGTTAAGTTATCTGCTCTGATATATGCTGCCCAATGAATGTCCTTCATGCCCGCATCAAGGATTTTTTGGAGTAATTCTATGGCATCATCAATGAATCGACGGGCGGGGATAAATTGAGCGTCGGTAAACCAGAAATTGCGGACACCGCGATCGTAAAGTTGCCGGATTTCGGCGACGACTTCATCAGCAGGGTTGATTCTAACTTGTTTACCTTCAATTACTGTATAGATACAGTAGCAACAATTATGAGGACAACCTCGTTTAGTTTGCACTCCAATATAGAAGTCTAAATCTTGGAGGTAATAAGAAAAATCAGACCAAATAGTGGCTATATAATCGTAATTACAAGCAGTTTTCTCAATGGGAGTGGGTAGTTCGTGAATTAGTCCCTCTCTAGGTTGAGTTTCCCCCACAATATAACAACGTTCGGTAGTTACATCTTGGTTTCGTAATAGTTTCTCAACTAGAGTTTCCCCCTCTCCGACAGATACAATTGTACCTTTCGGCAAACTTTTACCCAACTGTTCGTAAAATACACTGACTGCACCACCGCCAACTACACATCTAGCTTCAGGATGATAGCGTCTGGCTTGACGCAAACCTCTTTTAATCAAACCTAGATTACGCCATAACTCAGTATAGTAAGAAGTCGTAACTTTCAATCCTCCCAAGGCTCCTCTAAGCCTAATTAAAGGGTTGGGGGCGTAATAAAACTCAAAAGCGTGTTGTAATGGATTACCCCCTCTACCACCGACGGGAGCGTAAATTTGGATATCACGCCACGAGAAGACTAGCAAAGTGGGTTTAAACTCATCAATGCTGCTATCTAGAGCTTGATTAAAGTCTAGAGGTGGAACAGTCCCTAAATCCAAGATTTGCTGCTTAACATCAGGAAACAACTTATGCACTTGGTCGGCAATGTATACCACCCCAATCGGAAAAATCGGATTACACGGTAGGCGGACGTATAGTACGCGCTCTATCATTGCTGTTACGGCTTTTCATAGTAGTTTCATATATCTTAACAATATCATAAGCCAACTTAAAACGACATCCCGATTGAGATCTCTACCGCCTAAGACATGAGTGTTCAGGGATACGGGGATCGGTAGCGATCGCCACCCGATAAATTCTACTAAAAAAATAACTGTTACCGCTCGGTTTGTAGTCGAATTTACCATCACTTAAGGAAACGAAATGTTAGCCTGTTACTTAGAAAAATCGAGCAAGCAGTTATGGCACAAATTATTGATCCCGTCCCTTCTAGTGAAGCTAAATCTACCCTGTGCTGCTATGTAAATGCCAGCAGTCAAATCCAAGTTGCTCGGATTACAAACATTCAGAATTGGTATTTTGAAAGAGTAGTTTTTCCAGGGCAACGTTTGGTATTTGAAGCCGTTCCCAGTGCCCAGTTAGAAATCCATACTGGGATGATGGCAAGTGCGATTTTATCAGATAAAATTCCTTGCGATCGCTTAGCAATCGAAGAAGAATCCCCACCAGATTCAGTCGAGCAATTTAAAACTGAAAACTTAGATTCTCACCCTAATAAAAATTCTATTAACACAATGGAAAAATTAGCAGTTTCTCCAGTAGTTTAATAGTAATTAATCGATGCTGATTAAAGCTCTATCTCAGAAAAAAACAAAATTTAAAAAATCTCAACAATAATTAAGCTGCGACTCCGCTAGATTGGATATTATTGAGGCGAGCAAACCAAGCATCAAACCACCTTTGCGTCCTTGCTTGGGGCACGCTTAAATTAAGCTGCTTTTGCACTTAATTTCCTGAATTTGTGTCTTACCTTGACGGGAACGGCTCTGCCGAATCTGCCTTTGGAGTTTTCTAACCAGTAAGATGGAAGACTAGATGCTCTGGGCAAAATAACAAAAGTGGATTTACCGTCTTTTCTTTGGCTGTGGAAAATCGCCGCTTGGTCGATGGGTTTGGCGATAGTGGCATACTTAATTTTAGGAATATCTGGAAGTTGGATTTCAGTACGTCGCCAAGCAGGAGAAACAGAATTTGGTTGGCTATCTACAGCCCATAATCTAACTGGAACCATCCTAGTTGCATTAGTCCTACTTCTGTTGGGCATTGGGATTGTCGGTACATTAGGGCACTATGGGAATCTAGCTCATTCAGTCCATCTGCCAGCCGGAATCACTGTAGTATTATTAGTATTGCTTTCAGCAGGTAGTGCAGCTTTCATTACTCCAGAAAGTATATGGATGCGATCGCTCCACGTTGGGGTTAACATTGCCATGCTGTTGGGGTTAATCTGGGTATCGTGGACTGGTTGGGAAGTGGTGCAGAAGTATTTGTGAAGTTGACTATGGATTTAAGAGAAGGGGACAAGGGAGACTGGGAGTCAAAAG is drawn from Merismopedia glauca CCAP 1448/3 and contains these coding sequences:
- a CDS encoding DICT sensory domain-containing protein, whose amino-acid sequence is MLKGSILQQLTEAHQAKKTPLNLGVYYKNTLVALCHALEDCILSASSSPIVITAFQRGKWYLQEADRYADIAKVARQVAIMASADGGFAEHSTSQLDNIGLVDLDPQDPVAQEWHLIILSPTYQAMVLCQELSDADYGVAGQPKSDIERKFYGLWTFEGNLVEETVNLAIEHIERYDRSLAETLKAQVQEIANQEIDEPDAIDTVVCQVIDYLQTSQAKLSQSKTSAQHLDLNLVSNELQAYLRMAQLMDLADISNPMAGAEVSSLVEAIAQLLELPAWQIKRLRLAGLLHRFGYLPGSETINLTPDPRKTVKCRVLSANKALRIMPQMEAVAQIIAHESEWWSGNGSPVGLKGEEIPLESRILGLAIEFQGQLNQARKSGHDDQQNLNQALSACQQASGDRFSPQLVDTLTLLVAGMHQGLSLSIMQPKLASGLWLLEEPPNEVRSHW
- a CDS encoding photosystem II high light acclimation radical SAM protein, whose translation is MIERVLYVRLPCNPIFPIGVVYIADQVHKLFPDVKQQILDLGTVPPLDFNQALDSSIDEFKPTLLVFSWRDIQIYAPVGGRGGNPLQHAFEFYYAPNPLIRLRGALGGLKVTTSYYTELWRNLGLIKRGLRQARRYHPEARCVVGGGAVSVFYEQLGKSLPKGTIVSVGEGETLVEKLLRNQDVTTERCYIVGETQPREGLIHELPTPIEKTACNYDYIATIWSDFSYYLQDLDFYIGVQTKRGCPHNCCYCIYTVIEGKQVRINPADEVVAEIRQLYDRGVRNFWFTDAQFIPARRFIDDAIELLQKILDAGMKDIHWAAYIRADNLTPELCDLMVKTGMNYFEIGITSGSQELVRKMRMGYNLRTVLENCRDLKAAGFNDLVSVNYSFNVIDERPETIRQTIAYHRELERIFGADKVEPAIFFIGLQPHTHLEKYAFEQNILKPGYDPMSIMPWTAKKLLWNPEPLGSFFGAVCLQAWRQNPNDFGREVMKILEEKLGCADLEEALVAPIVPKNQQLVGTSA
- a CDS encoding DUF4079 domain-containing protein, whose translation is MDLPSFLWLWKIAAWSMGLAIVAYLILGISGSWISVRRQAGETEFGWLSTAHNLTGTILVALVLLLLGIGIVGTLGHYGNLAHSVHLPAGITVVLLVLLSAGSAAFITPESIWMRSLHVGVNIAMLLGLIWVSWTGWEVVQKYL